Proteins encoded within one genomic window of Haematobia irritans isolate KBUSLIRL chromosome 5, ASM5000362v1, whole genome shotgun sequence:
- the nclb gene encoding PWP1 homolog no child left behind yields MEEEGPQEATIDFVPAICFVPRGIAKEKPDKIVLTQEELARVIKDTKDRLDSEGEDDDDDEEGDNEEQNDMDVDEENDDEPTVRNANDEFGFDQYDTEGTDRVVDIGNIVDADHQLPDEDDDSEAEDEIIKPTDNLLLVGHVQDDAASMEVWIFNEEEESLYTHHDFLLPSFPLCIEWMNHDPGSDKAGNMCAIGCMDPVITVWDLDIQDSIEPTFKLGSKGSRKKNKEAYGHTDAVLDLSWNRHYEHILASGSVDQTLILWDMDEGQPHTTITAFEEKVHSIEFHPEEAQSILTGSADGVVRLFDCRDPEFVNASFIKWQTPGEVEKVLWNSSDANYFMVGSNDGSLHYADKRQAKKLLWSFKAHEEEISGICFNSQVKNLLVTTSTEGYLKIWNFNTSEIKPVYSHDFKMGRLQCMKQCPEDPFTLAFGGEKPPRCRVYNIKNFAGVRQVFGLGDENQE; encoded by the coding sequence ATGGAGGAGGAAGGACCTCAAGAAGCAACAATTGATTTTGTCCCAGCTATTTGTTTTGTGCCTCGTGGCATTGCCAAAGAAAAACCTGACAAAATCGTACTTACCCAAGAAGAATTGGCAAGAGTCATTAAAGACACAAAAGATCGTTTGGATAGTGAGGGCGAagatgatgacgacgatgaaGAGGGTGACAATGAAGAACAAAACGATATGGATGTTGATGAGGAGAACGATGACGAGCCTACAGTTCGTAATGCCAATGATGAATTTGGGTTCGACCAATACGATACTGAAGGCACTGACCGTGTAGTtgatattggaaatattgtgGATGCAGATCATCAATTACCAGATGAAGACGACGACTCTGAGGCCGAAGATGAGATAATAAAACCAACTGACAATTTATTGCTTGTAGGTCATGTTCAAGACGATGCCGCAAGTATGGAAGTATGGATTTTCAACGAAGAAGAGGAAAGTTTGTATACACATCATGATTTCTTGCTTCCGAGTTTTCCTTTATGCATTGAATGGATGAATCATGACCCGGGTAGCGACAAAGCTGGAAATATGTGTGCTATAGGATGTATGGATCCCGTCATTACTGTCTGGGACTTGGATATACAAGACTCCATTGAGCCCACCTTTAAATTGGGCTCCAAAGGAAGCCGCAAAAAGAATAAAGAGGCCTATGGCCACACAGATGCTGTCTTAGATTTATCCTGGAATCGTCATTATGAACACATTCTGGCTTCAGGATCTGTAGATCAAACACTGATACTATGGGATATGGATGAAGGCCAACCCCATACAACGATTACAGCATTTGAAGAGAAAGTCCACAGCATTGAATTCCATCCTGAAGAGGCTCAAAGTATTTTGACCGGCAGTGCAGATGGAGTGGTGCGTTTATTCGATTGTCGAGATCCAGAATTTGTAAATGCCTCTTTTATTAAATGGCAAACACCGGGAGAGGTTGAAAaagttttatggaacagttcagATGCAAATTACTTTATGGTTGGTTCTAATGATGGCTCTTTGCACTATGCCGACAAAAGGCAAGCGAAAAAACTATTGTGGTCATTTAAAGCCCACGAAGAAGAAATATCAGGCATATGCTTTAACTCTCAggtgaaaaacttattggtgACAACATCAACAGAAGGTTATTTGAAAATATGGAACTTCAATACATCGGAGATAAAACCAGTATACTCTCATGACTTTAAAATGGGACGTTTGCAGTGTATGAAACAATGTCCCGAGGACCCTTTTACACTGGCCTTTGGTGGCGAAAAACCACCAAGGTGTAGAGTGTACAACATTAAGAATTTTGCAGGCGTACGTCAAGTATTTGGTTTGGGCGATGAAAACCAAGAGTAG